The window CCATAGGGATCCATCCCACATTCATACGGCTCCAGCGTCTTGCGAAACAACACACGAGGCGCAAGCAACCTGGAGATCACCAATGGTCCCAGACCGCAGGCAATACCTGCAATCAGGAACACCAACACATAGACATAATCGACCAAATACTGTTCGGCCATACCTCTTGCCTCCCTGAAGGGAAATTTCGTGCCCAGACGACAACGCTATCTGTGCACAGGTTCCAGTCGCAAACGTGCAAATACACGTAATTCATTCAGTATAAAAAACCTCGTATTTTCTATCGGAATGCCTAGTGCTTGTCAAGATTTTATTAAATCCGCAATAACCCACAAACCCAGGCATTTCCTAAACATCTGTTTTAACAGCTTTCTTCTTTTGCGTGCTCAAGCTAAAAGAAAAGCCATTCTGAATACTGTATACAAATAGACTTCCTGCCACATCAGGTATTTACTCCCTGATCAGGCGGCTTTTTAATCCACTCAGCAAATTCGTTTGACTTCCCAAAGACCCTATGCTAACCAATTTTTTTGCTTATTACTTAACTTCCCAGCTACGAAAGAAGCGCTACCATGAGAAACAACATTGTCCACATCGGTGCCGGAGAACTGACGTATGAGATCCGGGCAATTGTCGAAATCGCCGAAACCCTCGGCAAACTTGGCATCAAGACCAATATGGAAAACATTGGCGACCCGATTGCCAAAGGTGAAAAAATCCCCGACTGGATGAAACAGATCGTTGCCGACCTGGCAATGAAAGACTGTTCTTATGGCTATTGCGCGACAAAGGGGATTCTCGATACGCGCGAATTTCTCGCCGAAATGACCAACAAGCGCGGCAAGGCCCAGATCTCTTCGGAAGATATCATTTTCTTCAATGGCCTCGGTGATGCCATTCAGAAGGTTTACGGCTTCCTTAAACGTGAAGCCCGGGTCATCGGTCCCTCTCCGACCTATTCAAACCACTCCTCCGGCGAGGCAGCTCATGCTGGACAGGACCCAGTCTCCTATCGACTCGATCCGGATAACAACTTGGATCCGGATCTGGATGATTTGCGCCAGTCCGTCAAATACAATCGGAGATCTGCGGCCTGTGATTATCATCCGGAAAACCGAATGTGCAGCAATACGAGCGAATCCGTAAAATTATCAAGTGCCAGATTTA of the Desulfuromonas acetoxidans DSM 684 genome contains:
- a CDS encoding aminotransferase class I/II-fold pyridoxal phosphate-dependent enzyme, which translates into the protein MRNNIVHIGAGELTYEIRAIVEIAETLGKLGIKTNMENIGDPIAKGEKIPDWMKQIVADLAMKDCSYGYCATKGILDTREFLAEMTNKRGKAQISSEDIIFFNGLGDAIQKVYGFLKREARVIGPSPTYSNHSSGEAAHAGQDPVSYRLDPDNNLDPDLDDLRQSVKYNRRSAACDYHPENRMCSNTSESVKLSSARF